The Deinococcus sonorensis KR-87 genome includes a window with the following:
- the dnaJ gene encoding molecular chaperone DnaJ produces the protein MDYYELLGVARTAGADEIKSAYRKLALKYHPDRNKEAGAAEQFARINEAYAVLSDGDKRAHYDRFGSAPSSGMPGDPFGGQGFDPMDIFEQLFGGGMFGGRGGRRGPARGDDLETELRVTLEQAREGAEVQVQVDRLTECEHCHGSRSEPGGRPPKTCTTCGGAGAVQAQARTIFGNVMTQQPCPTCRGEGVIIEDPCTVCRGRGRTLKAESVTIKLPRGIDEGYRIRVAGMGNEGPGGSGDLYAHIEMEPHPDLRREGEHLVYVARVPYPRMVLGGRLTVPTLDGPQELEVKPGTQHGEMSRLRGLGMPRLQASGTGDLVVVYEIDVPKPGQLNTEAREALHSYAHHIGDDVHEHKEGFFERIGKVIRGE, from the coding sequence GGGCGCCGACGAGATCAAGAGTGCGTATCGCAAACTGGCCCTGAAGTACCACCCGGACCGCAACAAGGAGGCCGGGGCGGCCGAGCAGTTTGCGCGGATCAATGAGGCGTATGCGGTGCTGAGTGACGGCGACAAACGCGCCCACTACGACCGCTTCGGCTCGGCCCCGTCGAGCGGCATGCCAGGCGATCCGTTCGGCGGGCAGGGCTTCGACCCGATGGACATCTTCGAGCAGCTGTTCGGGGGTGGCATGTTCGGCGGGCGCGGCGGCCGGCGCGGCCCGGCGCGCGGCGACGACTTGGAAACCGAGTTACGGGTCACGCTGGAGCAGGCGCGCGAGGGTGCGGAAGTGCAGGTGCAGGTGGACCGCCTGACCGAGTGCGAGCACTGCCACGGCAGCCGCAGCGAGCCGGGCGGCAGACCGCCCAAGACCTGCACCACCTGTGGTGGAGCGGGCGCGGTGCAGGCGCAGGCCCGCACCATCTTCGGCAACGTGATGACCCAGCAGCCGTGCCCGACCTGCCGCGGTGAGGGCGTGATCATTGAGGACCCCTGCACCGTCTGCCGGGGCCGCGGCCGCACGCTCAAGGCCGAGAGCGTCACCATCAAGCTGCCGCGCGGCATTGACGAGGGCTACCGCATCCGGGTGGCCGGCATGGGCAACGAGGGGCCGGGCGGCAGCGGCGACCTGTACGCGCACATCGAGATGGAGCCGCACCCGGACCTGCGCCGTGAGGGCGAGCATCTGGTGTATGTGGCGCGCGTGCCGTACCCGCGCATGGTGCTGGGCGGGCGCCTCACGGTGCCGACGCTGGACGGCCCGCAGGAGCTGGAGGTCAAGCCCGGTACCCAGCACGGCGAGATGAGCCGCCTGCGTGGGCTGGGCATGCCGCGCCTGCAGGCCAGCGGCACCGGCGACCTGGTGGTGGTGTACGAGATCGACGTGCCGAAGCCGGGGCAACTGAACACCGAGGCGCGCGAGGCGCTGCACAGCTACGCCCACCACATCGGGGACGACGTGCACGAGCACAAGGAAGGCTTCTTCGAGCGCATCGGGAAGGTCATCCGGGGCGAGTAA
- a CDS encoding 3-hydroxyacyl-CoA dehydrogenase NAD-binding domain-containing protein, with amino-acid sequence MSIVEQSRQDDVLILTIQNPPVNAFGVGVPEGLHAGLDVAASDDSIRAVVIIGGGRTFVAGADIRTFDLPREQTPDLRGTVDRLDRFEKPTVAAIHGTALGGGLELALACSYRVAVPDAQLGLPEVKLGVLPGAGGTQRLPRVVGVQRALEMMLSGTPVRADEAAQLGLVDQLVQGDLLTGAVQFAREHADARPLPRVSERQAEGGSPEVFAAARAGLQKTHRGQLSPGFIVDLAEMAATQPFEQGWDAEARLFMQAKDSPQSRGLRHIFFAEREAGKIPGLGKDTPQTEIRTAGIIGAGTMGGGIAMNFLNVGIPVTIVETSQEALDRGLSVVRRNYENTAKKGRMTMEDVERRMALLTPTLNMEDLKDADIIIEAVFENMDVKKDIFTRLDGIAKPGAILATNTSTLDVNEIASVTSRPESVIGLHFFSPANVMRLLEIVRADKTSQTVLATSMALARRIKKVGVVVGVCDGFVGNRMVHRYGDEARKLVEEGARPQDADAAMHALGLPMGPFEMSDMAGLDVGYLIRQHQAKVAGAPKPDGWLDRIVEQGRKGQKTQAGIYDYPDGRKPVPAASTDELLSTYRQEKGLTPREVTQEEATKRLVYSLVNEGAQILDEGIAQRASDIDVIYVYGYGFPAYRGGPMQYADEQGLQNVAADLERYGQTPAPLLKRLAEEGKTFSSYDRERTRG; translated from the coding sequence ATGAGCATCGTTGAACAGAGCCGACAGGACGACGTCCTGATCCTGACCATCCAGAACCCGCCGGTGAACGCCTTCGGGGTGGGCGTGCCGGAGGGCCTGCACGCCGGCCTCGACGTCGCCGCGTCGGACGACAGCATTCGCGCCGTCGTGATCATCGGCGGCGGGCGCACCTTCGTGGCCGGCGCCGACATCCGCACCTTCGACCTGCCGCGCGAGCAGACCCCCGACCTGCGCGGCACGGTGGACCGGCTGGACCGCTTCGAGAAGCCGACCGTCGCGGCCATCCACGGCACCGCGCTGGGCGGCGGGCTGGAGCTGGCGCTGGCCTGCAGCTACCGGGTGGCGGTGCCGGACGCCCAGCTGGGCCTGCCGGAAGTGAAGCTGGGCGTGCTGCCGGGCGCGGGCGGCACCCAGCGGCTGCCGCGCGTGGTGGGCGTGCAGCGGGCGCTGGAGATGATGCTCAGCGGCACCCCGGTGCGGGCCGACGAGGCTGCTCAGTTGGGGCTGGTGGATCAGCTGGTGCAGGGCGACCTGCTGACGGGCGCGGTGCAGTTTGCCCGCGAACACGCGGACGCCCGTCCGCTGCCCCGCGTGTCGGAGCGGCAGGCCGAGGGCGGCAGCCCGGAGGTGTTCGCGGCGGCGCGGGCCGGGCTGCAGAAGACCCACCGGGGCCAGCTGAGCCCCGGCTTCATCGTGGACCTTGCCGAGATGGCCGCCACGCAGCCGTTCGAGCAGGGCTGGGACGCCGAAGCGCGCCTCTTCATGCAGGCCAAGGACAGCCCGCAGAGCCGCGGCCTGCGGCACATCTTCTTCGCGGAGCGCGAGGCCGGCAAGATTCCCGGGCTCGGCAAGGACACCCCGCAGACCGAGATCCGGACGGCCGGCATCATCGGCGCCGGGACCATGGGCGGCGGCATCGCCATGAACTTCCTGAACGTGGGCATTCCCGTCACCATCGTGGAGACCAGCCAGGAGGCGCTGGACCGGGGCCTGAGCGTGGTGCGGCGCAATTACGAGAACACCGCGAAGAAGGGCCGCATGACCATGGAAGACGTGGAGCGGCGCATGGCGCTGCTCACCCCCACCCTGAACATGGAGGACCTGAAGGACGCCGACATCATCATCGAGGCGGTCTTCGAGAACATGGACGTGAAGAAGGACATCTTCACGCGGCTGGACGGCATCGCCAAGCCCGGGGCGATCCTGGCCACCAACACCAGCACCCTGGACGTGAATGAGATCGCCAGCGTGACCAGCCGTCCGGAGAGCGTGATCGGGCTGCACTTCTTCAGCCCGGCCAACGTGATGCGGCTGCTGGAGATCGTGCGGGCCGACAAAACGTCCCAGACGGTGCTGGCCACCAGCATGGCGCTGGCCCGGCGCATCAAGAAGGTGGGCGTGGTGGTGGGCGTCTGCGACGGGTTCGTGGGCAACCGGATGGTGCACCGCTACGGCGACGAGGCCCGGAAACTGGTGGAGGAAGGCGCGCGCCCGCAGGACGCCGACGCCGCCATGCACGCCCTGGGTCTGCCGATGGGCCCCTTCGAGATGTCCGACATGGCCGGCCTGGACGTGGGCTACCTGATCCGCCAGCATCAGGCGAAGGTGGCGGGGGCTCCAAAGCCGGACGGCTGGCTGGACCGCATCGTGGAGCAGGGGCGCAAGGGCCAGAAGACGCAGGCGGGCATTTACGACTACCCGGATGGCCGCAAGCCGGTGCCGGCCGCCAGCACCGACGAGCTGCTGAGCACCTACCGCCAGGAAAAGGGCCTGACCCCGCGTGAGGTGACCCAGGAGGAGGCCACCAAACGTCTGGTCTACAGCCTGGTGAACGAGGGCGCCCAGATTCTGGACGAGGGCATCGCCCAGCGCGCCAGTGACATTGACGTGATCTATGTGTACGGCTACGGCTTCCCGGCCTACCGGGGCGGCCCGATGCAGTACGCCGACGAGCAGGGGCTGCAGAATGTGGCGGCCGATCTGGAACGCTACGGCCAGACGCCCGCACCGCTGCTGAAGCGGCTGGCGGAGGAAGGCAAGACCTTCAGCAGCTACGACCGCGAGCGGACCAGAGGCTGA
- a CDS encoding acyl-CoA dehydrogenase produces the protein MTLFEVSPRTRELQTRLERFMQQHVYPQEAEFQRQVNAGNRWEHVPLIEELKTQARAEGLWNLFLPRESDPEGRFGAGLSNLEYAPLCETMGRVWWAPELFNCNAPDTGNMEVLVRYGTPEQQAQWLQPLLNGEIRSCFAMTEPEVASSDATNIQSSIRRDGDEYVINGRKWWTSGAGDPRCKVGIFMGKTDPDGPRHLQQSMILVPLDAPGVTIERMLTVFGYDDAPHGHAEVTFNNVRVPASSMLLGEGRGFEIAQGRLGPGRIHHCMRLIGQAERALELMIRRAGSRTAFGKRLIEQGTVREMIAQSRIEIDQARLLTLQAAHMMDTVGNKAARKQIAAIKVVAPNVALAVIDRAIQVHGGAGVSQDTPLANMYAQARTLRLADGPDAVHLETVTKEELRPYRPAKEAVSAD, from the coding sequence ATGACCCTATTCGAAGTGTCGCCCCGCACCCGCGAGCTGCAGACGCGCCTGGAGCGCTTCATGCAGCAGCATGTCTATCCCCAGGAGGCCGAGTTCCAGCGGCAGGTGAACGCGGGCAACCGCTGGGAGCATGTGCCGCTGATCGAGGAGCTCAAGACGCAGGCGCGCGCCGAGGGGCTGTGGAACCTGTTCCTGCCGCGCGAGTCGGACCCGGAGGGCCGCTTCGGGGCGGGGCTGAGCAACCTGGAGTACGCGCCGCTGTGCGAGACGATGGGCCGGGTGTGGTGGGCGCCGGAACTGTTCAACTGCAACGCCCCCGACACCGGCAACATGGAGGTGCTGGTGCGCTACGGTACCCCGGAGCAGCAGGCGCAGTGGCTGCAGCCGCTGCTAAACGGCGAAATCCGCAGCTGCTTTGCCATGACGGAGCCGGAGGTGGCCTCCTCGGACGCCACCAACATCCAGAGCAGCATCCGCCGCGATGGCGACGAGTACGTGATCAACGGGCGCAAGTGGTGGACCAGCGGCGCCGGCGACCCGCGCTGCAAGGTCGGCATCTTCATGGGCAAGACCGACCCGGATGGCCCGCGGCACCTGCAGCAGAGCATGATTCTGGTGCCGCTGGACGCGCCGGGCGTCACCATCGAGCGGATGCTGACCGTGTTCGGCTACGACGACGCGCCGCACGGCCACGCCGAGGTGACCTTCAATAACGTGCGGGTGCCGGCCAGCAGCATGCTGCTGGGCGAGGGGCGCGGCTTCGAGATCGCGCAGGGGCGGCTGGGGCCGGGGCGCATCCACCACTGCATGCGCCTGATCGGGCAGGCGGAGCGGGCGCTGGAGCTGATGATCCGGCGGGCCGGGTCGCGCACCGCCTTCGGCAAGCGGCTGATCGAGCAGGGCACCGTGCGCGAGATGATCGCGCAGAGCCGCATCGAGATCGATCAGGCGCGGCTGCTGACGCTGCAGGCAGCCCACATGATGGACACGGTGGGCAACAAGGCGGCCCGCAAGCAGATCGCGGCCATCAAGGTGGTGGCCCCCAACGTGGCGCTGGCCGTCATTGACCGGGCCATTCAGGTGCACGGCGGAGCCGGCGTCAGCCAGGACACCCCGCTGGCGAACATGTACGCCCAGGCCAGGACCCTGCGCCTCGCGGACGGGCCGGACGCGGTGCACCTGGAGACCGTCACGAAGGAGGAGCTGCGGCCCTACCGCCCGGCGAAGGAGGCGGTCAGTGCCGACTGA
- a CDS encoding molybdopterin-dependent oxidoreductase, which translates to MTQPTDGPHYRACNLCEAICGLEITVQGGRVTDIRGDAQDVLSHGHICPKGAALADLAADPDRLKRPLRRVGEGWQELEWDEALDLVAAELRRVQAQYGPDAVATYQGNPSVHNSGTLLSAGGLLRALGSRNRYSATSIDQLPHHYAAAEMLGHPLMLPIPDIDRTEFFLMLGANPLASNGSIMTAPGMRGRLKAITARGGRVVLLDPRRTETAALASEHHFIRPGTDALLLLSLLQVIFEEGLERLESLASFTDGLDALKAAAAAYPPERVAGRTGVDAATIRRLAREFAGTPRAVIYGRIGLSIQRFGGLCQWLLNALNAVTGHLDREGGAMFPRPAFDLLQRAQPGQTHHGRWSSRVRGLPEFDGELPVAALAEEMLTPGEGQVRALVTVAGNPVLSTPNGAQLDRALAGLDFMVSIDPWLNETTRHADVILPPAVGLETQHYDVIFHHFAVRNTARINDPLLPIGPEQRYDWQIFEGLRERLSGEKGKDPAARLDLGLRHGPRKTSLEELRAHPHGVDYGPLQPCLPERLLTADGRLQLAPVALLADVARLEASLQEPLPPLLLIGRRELRSNNSWMHNVPRLMRGPERCTLMLTPQDAQRFGVTDGQPVEVRSRVGAVTVPVQLTDDLMPGVVSLPHGYGHGRAGVRQGVAQQHAGVSLNDLTDHEQLDELTGNAAVVGVPVTLHPVAVAAD; encoded by the coding sequence ATGACCCAGCCCACCGACGGCCCCCATTACCGCGCCTGCAACCTCTGTGAAGCCATCTGCGGCCTGGAGATCACGGTGCAGGGCGGCCGGGTCACCGACATCCGGGGGGACGCCCAGGACGTGCTGAGCCACGGCCACATCTGCCCCAAGGGGGCGGCGCTGGCCGATCTGGCCGCCGACCCGGACCGGCTGAAGCGTCCGCTGCGGCGGGTGGGGGAGGGGTGGCAGGAACTGGAGTGGGACGAGGCGCTGGATCTGGTGGCCGCCGAACTGCGGCGCGTCCAGGCCCAGTACGGCCCCGACGCGGTGGCCACCTACCAGGGCAACCCCAGCGTCCACAACAGCGGCACCCTGCTCAGCGCGGGCGGGCTGCTGCGTGCGCTGGGCAGCCGCAACCGCTACAGCGCCACCAGCATCGACCAGCTGCCGCACCACTACGCCGCCGCCGAGATGCTGGGCCATCCGTTGATGCTGCCGATCCCGGACATTGACCGCACCGAGTTCTTCCTGATGCTGGGGGCCAATCCACTGGCCAGCAACGGCAGCATCATGACCGCGCCGGGCATGCGCGGCCGGCTGAAGGCCATCACCGCCCGGGGCGGCCGGGTGGTGCTGCTGGACCCGCGCCGCACCGAGACGGCGGCCCTGGCCAGCGAGCATCACTTCATCCGGCCCGGCACCGACGCGCTGCTGCTGCTCTCGCTGCTGCAGGTGATCTTCGAGGAGGGCCTGGAGCGGCTGGAGTCACTGGCCAGCTTCACTGATGGCCTGGACGCCCTGAAGGCCGCAGCGGCCGCCTATCCGCCCGAGCGGGTGGCCGGGCGCACTGGGGTGGACGCGGCCACCATCCGGCGGCTGGCCCGCGAGTTCGCCGGCACGCCCCGCGCCGTGATCTACGGGCGCATCGGGCTGAGCATCCAGCGGTTCGGCGGGCTGTGCCAGTGGTTGCTGAACGCCCTGAACGCCGTGACCGGCCACCTGGACCGCGAGGGCGGCGCCATGTTCCCCCGGCCCGCCTTCGACCTGCTGCAGCGGGCGCAGCCGGGCCAGACGCACCACGGACGCTGGTCCAGCCGGGTGCGCGGCCTGCCGGAGTTCGACGGGGAGCTCCCGGTGGCGGCGCTGGCCGAGGAGATGCTGACGCCCGGCGAGGGGCAGGTGCGGGCGCTGGTGACGGTGGCGGGCAATCCGGTGCTCAGCACGCCCAACGGCGCTCAGCTGGACCGGGCGCTTGCGGGCCTGGACTTCATGGTCAGCATTGACCCCTGGCTCAATGAGACCACCCGGCACGCCGACGTGATCCTGCCGCCGGCCGTGGGCCTGGAGACGCAGCACTACGACGTGATCTTCCACCACTTCGCGGTGCGCAACACCGCCCGCATCAACGACCCGCTGCTGCCCATCGGGCCGGAGCAGCGCTACGACTGGCAGATCTTCGAGGGACTGCGCGAGCGGCTGAGCGGCGAGAAGGGCAAGGACCCGGCCGCCCGGCTGGACCTGGGGCTGCGTCACGGCCCCCGGAAGACCAGCCTGGAAGAGCTGCGTGCCCACCCGCACGGCGTGGATTACGGCCCGTTGCAGCCGTGCCTCCCGGAGCGCCTGCTGACCGCCGACGGCCGGCTGCAGCTGGCTCCAGTGGCGCTGCTGGCGGACGTGGCGCGCCTGGAAGCCAGCCTGCAGGAGCCGCTGCCGCCCCTGCTGCTGATCGGGCGGCGCGAGCTGCGCAGCAACAACAGCTGGATGCACAACGTGCCGCGTCTGATGCGCGGGCCGGAGCGCTGCACCTTGATGCTGACCCCGCAGGACGCCCAGCGCTTCGGCGTGACCGACGGGCAGCCGGTGGAGGTGCGCTCTCGGGTCGGGGCGGTCACGGTGCCGGTCCAGCTGACCGATGACCTGATGCCGGGGGTGGTGAGCCTGCCGCACGGCTACGGGCACGGCCGGGCCGGGGTGCGGCAGGGGGTGGCGCAGCAGCACGCTGGCGTCAGCCTCAATGACCTGACCGACCACGAGCAGCTCGATGAATTGACCGGCAACGCGGCGGTGGTGGGCGTGCCGGTGACGCTGCACCCGGTGGCGGTGGCGGCGGACTGA
- a CDS encoding SDR family oxidoreductase, giving the protein MPTEGFTPQGRVIVVTGAASGIGLALATRFAQLGGRVVAADLNAEMGAQKAAEIGARFVPVNVLKEEDIQRLIEDVEAQEGPIDLFCSNAGIAVGEGPETPDRIWQRIHEINVMSHVWAARHLVPRMLERGEGYLLNTASAAGLLTELHSAPYAVTKHAALAFAEWLDITYRDRGIRVSCLCPEGVWTPMIENAPFLQQTAISTDQLADAVVAALAEERFLITTHPTTLKGFQYKAADYQGWLGMMRKMRVKAMALLQEMHEKGAGRA; this is encoded by the coding sequence GTGCCGACTGAAGGGTTCACGCCGCAGGGCCGGGTGATTGTGGTGACGGGGGCCGCGTCCGGCATCGGGCTGGCGCTGGCCACCCGCTTCGCGCAGCTGGGCGGCCGGGTGGTGGCCGCCGACCTGAACGCCGAAATGGGTGCCCAGAAGGCCGCGGAGATCGGGGCGCGCTTCGTGCCGGTCAACGTGCTGAAGGAAGAGGACATCCAGCGGCTGATCGAGGACGTGGAGGCGCAGGAAGGCCCCATCGACCTGTTCTGCAGCAACGCGGGCATCGCGGTCGGCGAGGGGCCGGAGACGCCGGACCGCATCTGGCAGCGCATCCACGAGATCAACGTGATGAGCCACGTCTGGGCGGCCCGCCACCTGGTGCCCCGGATGCTGGAGCGCGGTGAGGGCTACCTGCTCAACACCGCCTCGGCCGCCGGCCTGCTGACTGAGCTGCACAGCGCCCCCTACGCCGTCACCAAGCACGCGGCCCTGGCGTTCGCCGAGTGGCTGGACATCACCTACCGCGACCGGGGCATCCGGGTCAGCTGCCTGTGCCCGGAGGGCGTCTGGACCCCGATGATCGAGAACGCGCCCTTCCTGCAGCAGACGGCCATCAGCACCGATCAGCTGGCCGACGCGGTGGTGGCGGCGCTCGCGGAGGAACGCTTCCTGATTACCACCCACCCCACCACCCTGAAGGGCTTTCAGTACAAGGCCGCCGACTACCAGGGCTGGCTGGGCATGATGCGCAAGATGCGGGTCAAGGCGATGGCCCTGCTGCAGGAGATGCACGAGAAGGGCGCCGGACGTGCCTGA
- a CDS encoding phosphotransferase family protein, which produces MPELQAGSDTAPVRPGEELDLERLRAYLNGRLPGSDNLSLRQFPGGHSNLTYLLQAGGQAYVLRRAPMGPVAPKAHDMVREYHLLERIHPVFPEAPRPVLLCEDPGVLGVPFFLMERREGVIIRTRMPQEYAGVPDAPQRASQALVDTLARLHAIDIQVSGLEGLGKPDGFNRRQVEGWAGRWQRAETHPAPEAARVIQWLTAEVPPESAHTLVHNDFKLDNLMLDRADPGRVVALLDWEMTAIGDPLVDLGLTLCYWTQRGFPDHQRSPIGAPAADQGFYSREQVLERYRQQSGRDLSNIRWYEVLGVFKLAVILQQIYARYHAGQTQDERFARLGEQAQALMREAWRQIEAGA; this is translated from the coding sequence GTGCCTGAGCTGCAGGCCGGCAGCGACACCGCCCCGGTGCGTCCCGGTGAGGAGCTGGACCTGGAGCGGCTGCGGGCGTACCTGAACGGCCGCCTGCCCGGCAGCGACAACCTGAGCCTGCGCCAGTTTCCCGGCGGGCACAGCAACCTGACGTATCTGCTGCAGGCGGGCGGTCAGGCCTACGTGCTGCGCCGCGCCCCGATGGGGCCGGTGGCGCCCAAAGCCCACGACATGGTGCGCGAGTACCACCTGCTGGAGCGCATCCATCCGGTATTTCCGGAAGCGCCGCGCCCGGTGCTGCTGTGCGAGGACCCAGGCGTGCTGGGGGTCCCGTTCTTTCTGATGGAACGGCGCGAGGGCGTGATCATCCGCACCCGCATGCCCCAGGAGTACGCCGGGGTGCCGGACGCCCCGCAGCGGGCTTCGCAGGCGCTGGTGGACACCCTGGCCCGCCTGCACGCCATTGACATTCAGGTCAGTGGGCTGGAGGGACTGGGCAAACCGGACGGCTTCAACCGCCGGCAGGTGGAGGGCTGGGCCGGGCGCTGGCAGCGGGCCGAAACGCACCCGGCCCCGGAGGCGGCGCGGGTGATCCAGTGGCTCACGGCCGAGGTGCCGCCCGAGTCGGCGCACACGCTGGTCCACAACGACTTCAAGCTGGACAACCTGATGCTGGACCGTGCAGACCCGGGCCGGGTGGTGGCGCTGCTCGACTGGGAGATGACGGCCATCGGCGACCCGCTGGTGGACCTGGGCCTGACGCTGTGCTACTGGACCCAGCGCGGCTTCCCGGACCATCAGCGCAGTCCCATCGGAGCGCCGGCCGCCGATCAGGGCTTCTATAGCCGCGAGCAGGTCCTGGAGCGCTACCGGCAGCAGTCGGGCCGCGACCTCTCCAACATCCGCTGGTACGAGGTGCTGGGCGTGTTCAAACTCGCGGTCATCCTGCAGCAGATCTACGCCCGCTACCACGCCGGCCAGACGCAGGACGAACGCTTCGCCCGGCTGGGCGAGCAGGCCCAGGCGCTGATGCGGGAAGCGTGGCGGCAGATCGAGGCCGGCGCGTGA
- a CDS encoding DoxX family membrane protein, translated as MNILKFAGRAALAAIFVQSGLESVQRPAGRARLVERAGLPEPELLTRINGGLMAGAGAMLAAGLAPRSSALTLAALLLPTTIVGHAYWNAPAEQREGQRIHFLKNLAMLGALLLVVADRDAR; from the coding sequence ATGAACATCCTCAAGTTCGCCGGTCGAGCGGCGCTGGCGGCCATCTTCGTGCAGAGTGGCCTGGAATCGGTGCAGCGTCCGGCGGGCCGCGCCCGGCTGGTGGAGCGGGCCGGGCTGCCGGAGCCGGAACTGCTGACCCGCATCAATGGTGGCCTGATGGCCGGGGCCGGGGCGATGCTGGCCGCCGGGCTGGCCCCGCGCAGCAGCGCGCTGACGCTGGCCGCGCTGCTGTTGCCCACCACCATCGTGGGCCACGCCTACTGGAACGCGCCGGCCGAGCAGCGCGAAGGCCAGCGCATCCACTTTCTGAAGAATCTGGCGATGCTGGGCGCCCTGCTGCTGGTGGTGGCCGACCGGGACGCCCGTTGA
- a CDS encoding histidine phosphatase family protein, with translation MSTLLLVRHGQATPFEADTDRLSALGEQQAGAVGRFLAEARVRPTRVLHGPMVRQRRSAELAAQAAGQDWPAASEDARLAEYDGDGIVQTLAPLLARQDEPFAALMQDYQIRRDSPDRNRYFQRMLEHLTASYLRGEVQHDSVESWAHFRGRVRAAARDILEGPGGSTVLVFTSGGVIGLIVATVLDAPDAAALQLNWRVRNASITRLTYGAGRVSLDSFNETAHLTPELTSWR, from the coding sequence GTGAGCACCCTGCTGCTGGTCCGGCACGGTCAGGCCACCCCCTTCGAGGCCGACACCGACCGGCTCTCGGCGCTGGGTGAGCAGCAGGCCGGGGCGGTCGGCCGCTTTCTGGCGGAGGCCAGAGTGCGGCCCACGCGGGTGCTGCACGGCCCGATGGTGCGCCAGCGGCGCAGCGCGGAACTGGCGGCCCAGGCGGCCGGGCAGGACTGGCCCGCCGCCAGCGAGGATGCCCGGCTGGCCGAGTACGACGGAGATGGCATCGTGCAGACGCTGGCCCCGCTGCTGGCGCGGCAGGACGAGCCGTTCGCGGCGCTGATGCAGGATTACCAGATCCGCCGCGACTCGCCGGACCGTAACCGCTACTTCCAGCGGATGCTGGAACACCTGACGGCCAGTTACCTGCGCGGTGAGGTGCAGCACGACTCGGTGGAGAGCTGGGCGCACTTCCGGGGGCGGGTGCGGGCGGCGGCGCGGGACATCCTGGAGGGGCCGGGTGGCAGCACGGTGCTGGTGTTCACCAGCGGCGGCGTGATCGGGCTGATCGTGGCCACCGTGCTGGACGCTCCGGACGCCGCCGCGCTGCAGCTGAACTGGCGGGTCCGCAACGCCAGCATCACCCGGCTCACCTACGGGGCGGGCCGAGTCAGCCTGGACAGCTTCAATGAGACCGCCCACCTGACGCCCGAACTCACCAGCTGGCGCTGA
- a CDS encoding NADPH:quinone oxidoreductase family protein: MTTMKAIWVEQVGEPDVMQLRDVPVPEAGEGQVRLKVEAVGINFADVLAVKGQYLTRTQTPLTPGMEFAGTVDQLGPGVKGLQVGQRVAALAGRGGLAEYAVVPAQTVVPVPDGLSAPEAAAFPVSYYTAYITLVTLGHARPGETVLVQGAAGALGTALIQLARAMELNVVALASSEEKLSLARELGAQTTLVSERPDIVEAVREVTGGQGVNLLVEITGGEMFGRSLQMMANRGRVMVVGSASGERATVDAVTLMKKNLSVTGVWLSSMLGEPGVVREAMAVFGPLVQSGRLRPQVGPSYPLAQSAQAFRDILARKTTGKVIIEPQA; the protein is encoded by the coding sequence ATGACAACCATGAAGGCCATCTGGGTGGAGCAGGTCGGCGAGCCGGACGTGATGCAGCTGCGTGACGTGCCCGTTCCGGAAGCGGGCGAGGGGCAGGTGCGCCTGAAGGTGGAGGCGGTGGGCATCAACTTCGCCGACGTGCTGGCGGTCAAGGGCCAGTACCTGACCCGCACCCAGACGCCGCTGACGCCCGGCATGGAATTCGCCGGCACAGTGGACCAGCTCGGCCCTGGCGTGAAGGGCCTGCAGGTGGGGCAGCGGGTCGCGGCGCTCGCCGGGCGCGGCGGCCTGGCCGAGTACGCGGTGGTGCCGGCCCAGACGGTGGTGCCGGTGCCGGATGGCCTGAGTGCCCCCGAGGCCGCCGCCTTCCCGGTCAGCTACTACACCGCGTACATCACGCTGGTGACGCTGGGCCACGCCCGCCCCGGCGAGACGGTGCTGGTGCAGGGCGCGGCGGGCGCGCTCGGCACCGCGCTGATCCAGCTGGCGCGCGCCATGGAGCTGAACGTGGTGGCGCTGGCCAGCAGCGAGGAGAAGCTGAGCCTGGCCCGTGAGCTGGGCGCCCAGACCACCCTGGTCTCGGAGCGCCCCGACATCGTGGAGGCGGTGCGCGAGGTCACCGGCGGCCAGGGCGTGAACCTGCTGGTGGAGATCACCGGCGGCGAGATGTTCGGGCGCAGCCTGCAGATGATGGCCAACCGGGGCCGCGTGATGGTGGTGGGCAGCGCCAGCGGCGAGCGCGCCACGGTGGACGCGGTCACGCTGATGAAGAAGAACCTGAGCGTGACCGGCGTGTGGCTGTCGAGCATGCTGGGCGAGCCGGGCGTGGTGCGCGAGGCGATGGCCGTGTTCGGGCCGCTGGTGCAGAGCGGTCGGCTGCGCCCGCAGGTGGGCCCCAGCTACCCGCTGGCGCAGTCGGCGCAGGCGTTCCGCGACATCCTGGCCCGCAAGACCACCGGCAAGGTCATCATCGAGCCGCAGGCGTAA